Proteins from a genomic interval of Caulobacter sp. NIBR1757:
- a CDS encoding MFS transporter: MTDAAAKPVYSNGYKATVLSMLVAAYTFNFIDRTIISTIGQAIKVDLSLTDTQLGLLGGLYFALLYTLLGIPIARLAERKNRVTIITVGLVIWSGFTALCGLAQNFTQLALLRFGVGIGEAACSPPAHSLISDYFEPKKRATALSIYSFGIPLGTMFGAVAGGWLAQEFSWRIAFIIVGVPGLLLAVLFKLLVKEPPRGHSDIPVAPISEEGVVAPPVYVKPPFSFGDEFRELWTVTKVLFTKWPVVNMVLGVTIASFGSYGAGAFVPPYFVRQFGLDLATVGLIVGLVGGFSAGVGTLVGGFLSDWAGKRSAKWYALTPAFGLLIATPIYIWAYMENNWQTAALILLIPGIFHYTYLGPTFGVVQNSVPTYRRATATALLFFFLNLIALGGGPVFTGWLIDHLAQFNFNAPGHHGVLESLFGSFGGGEAGSSFVASCPGGVPPKGATAEAAKLCLDTSAQSTRQGIVISICFYAWASIHYFLAAIGLVKHMKASAT; encoded by the coding sequence ATGACGGATGCGGCGGCCAAGCCGGTCTATTCGAACGGCTACAAGGCCACGGTGCTGAGCATGCTGGTGGCGGCCTACACCTTCAACTTCATCGACCGGACGATCATCTCGACCATCGGTCAGGCCATCAAGGTCGACCTGTCGCTGACCGACACCCAGCTGGGCCTGCTGGGCGGGCTCTATTTCGCCCTGCTCTACACCCTGCTCGGCATCCCGATCGCCCGCCTGGCCGAGCGCAAGAACCGGGTGACCATCATCACCGTCGGCCTGGTCATCTGGTCGGGCTTCACCGCCCTCTGCGGCCTGGCCCAGAACTTCACCCAGCTGGCCCTGCTCCGCTTCGGCGTCGGCATCGGCGAGGCGGCCTGCTCGCCCCCGGCCCACAGCCTGATCAGCGACTATTTCGAACCCAAGAAGCGGGCCACCGCCCTGTCGATCTACAGCTTCGGCATCCCGCTCGGCACCATGTTCGGCGCCGTGGCCGGCGGCTGGCTGGCCCAGGAGTTCAGCTGGCGCATCGCCTTCATCATCGTCGGCGTCCCCGGCCTGCTGCTCGCCGTCCTCTTCAAGCTGCTGGTCAAGGAGCCGCCGCGCGGCCACTCCGACATCCCGGTCGCGCCGATCAGCGAGGAAGGCGTTGTCGCCCCGCCGGTCTATGTGAAGCCGCCCTTCTCCTTCGGTGACGAGTTCCGCGAGCTGTGGACCGTGACCAAGGTGCTGTTCACCAAATGGCCGGTGGTCAACATGGTGCTCGGCGTCACCATCGCCTCCTTCGGCTCCTACGGCGCCGGCGCCTTTGTGCCCCCCTATTTCGTGCGCCAGTTCGGCCTGGACCTGGCCACCGTCGGCCTGATCGTCGGCCTGGTCGGCGGCTTCTCGGCCGGCGTCGGCACCCTGGTCGGCGGCTTCCTGTCCGACTGGGCCGGCAAGCGCAGCGCCAAATGGTACGCTCTCACCCCAGCCTTCGGCCTGCTGATCGCCACGCCGATCTACATCTGGGCCTACATGGAGAACAACTGGCAGACCGCCGCCCTGATCCTCCTGATCCCCGGCATCTTCCACTACACCTACCTCGGCCCGACCTTCGGCGTGGTGCAGAACTCGGTGCCCACCTACCGCCGGGCGACGGCGACGGCGCTGCTGTTCTTCTTCCTCAACCTGATCGCGCTCGGCGGCGGGCCCGTCTTCACCGGCTGGCTGATCGACCATCTGGCGCAGTTCAACTTCAACGCCCCCGGTCACCACGGCGTGCTCGAATCGCTGTTCGGTTCGTTCGGCGGCGGCGAGGCCGGTTCCAGCTTTGTGGCCAGCTGTCCGGGCGGCGTGCCGCCCAAGGGCGCCACCGCCGAAGCAGCCAAGCTTTGCCTGGACACCAGCGCCCAATCGACGCGCCAGGGGATCGTCATCTCGATCTGCTTCTACGCCTGGGCCTCGATCCACTACTTCCTGGCCGCCATCGGCCTTGTGAAGCACATGAAGGCCTCCGCCACCTAA